In Gemmobacter sp. 24YEA27, a genomic segment contains:
- a CDS encoding response regulator, which translates to MTGAAQHLADIHLLVVDDDERIRVLLQKFLVRSGYMVTVAKDAAQARRLLAGLEFDMLILDVMMPDEDGIALTRDLRKKTSVPILLLTARGETANRIEGLEAGADDYLAKPFEPKELLLRVAAILRRVPQVSEADQPPKMLHMGQVRYDMDRGELWRGPELVRLTATEAALMRLFAASANEAISRERLVLDMGREEEAQERAVDVQITRLRRKIEDDPKVPRYLQTVRGEGYMLAPD; encoded by the coding sequence ATGACTGGAGCCGCGCAGCATCTGGCGGATATTCACCTTCTCGTGGTCGATGACGACGAGCGGATCCGGGTCCTGTTGCAGAAATTCCTCGTGCGCAGCGGCTATATGGTTACTGTGGCAAAGGATGCAGCCCAGGCGCGGCGGCTGCTGGCCGGGCTGGAATTCGACATGCTGATCCTTGATGTGATGATGCCCGATGAGGATGGCATCGCGCTGACCCGCGATCTGCGCAAAAAGACCTCGGTGCCGATCCTTCTCCTGACCGCACGGGGCGAGACGGCGAACCGGATCGAGGGGCTGGAGGCGGGGGCGGATGATTACCTCGCCAAGCCCTTCGAGCCGAAGGAGCTTTTGTTGCGGGTGGCCGCGATCCTGCGCCGGGTGCCGCAGGTGAGCGAGGCCGATCAGCCGCCAAAAATGCTGCATATGGGCCAGGTGCGCTATGATATGGACCGGGGCGAATTGTGGCGGGGGCCCGAACTGGTGCGGCTGACGGCAACCGAGGCCGCTTTGATGCGGCTGTTTGCGGCAAGCGCAAATGAGGCGATCTCGCGCGAGCGGCTGGTCCTCGACATGGGCCGCGAGGAAGAGGCGCAGGAACGGGCGGTCGATGTGCAGATCACCCGGCTCAGGCGCAAGATCGAGGATGATCCCAAGGTGCCGCGCTATTTGCAGACGGTACGGGGCGAGGGCTATATGCTGGCGCCAGACTGA
- a CDS encoding SPFH domain-containing protein, with product MDLSNISGTNAVLVAIAVFVILCIFLGVRIVPQSEKHVVERFGRLKSVLGPGINFVVPFLDRIAHRVSVLERQLPTASQDAITADNVLVKVETSVFYRVTEPEKTVYRIRDIDGAIATTVAGIVRSEIGKLELDQVQSNRSQLIERVREQVAAMVDDWGVEVTRAEILDVNLDDATRSAMLQQLNAERARRAQVTEAEGKKRAVELQADAELYQAEQQAKAKRVTAEAEAFATSVIAAAIAENGISAAQYQVALKQVEALEAVAKGQGKQTILIPAQALEAFGNAFNMLKAR from the coding sequence ATGGATCTTAGTAATATTTCAGGCACAAACGCCGTCCTGGTGGCGATTGCCGTCTTTGTCATCCTCTGCATTTTTCTGGGCGTCCGCATCGTTCCGCAATCGGAAAAACATGTGGTCGAACGCTTTGGCCGGCTGAAATCCGTATTGGGGCCGGGGATCAATTTCGTTGTGCCCTTCCTGGACCGCATCGCCCATCGCGTTTCGGTGCTGGAGCGTCAGTTGCCCACCGCCAGCCAGGACGCCATCACCGCCGATAACGTGCTGGTCAAGGTGGAAACCTCGGTCTTCTACCGCGTGACCGAGCCGGAAAAGACCGTCTACCGGATTCGCGATATCGACGGCGCCATCGCCACCACCGTCGCCGGCATCGTGCGTTCGGAAATCGGCAAGCTGGAACTGGACCAGGTGCAATCGAACCGCAGCCAGCTGATCGAGCGGGTGCGCGAGCAGGTTGCCGCCATGGTCGATGACTGGGGCGTCGAGGTGACCCGGGCCGAGATCCTTGATGTCAATCTCGATGACGCGACGCGATCGGCGATGTTGCAACAGCTGAACGCGGAACGCGCGCGGCGCGCGCAGGTGACCGAAGCCGAGGGCAAGAAACGCGCGGTCGAACTGCAGGCCGATGCCGAGCTCTACCAGGCGGAACAGCAGGCGAAAGCCAAGCGCGTCACCGCCGAGGCCGAGGCCTTCGCGACCTCGGTGATCGCCGCCGCCATCGCCGAGAATGGCATCTCTGCGGCGCAGTATCAGGTGGCGCTGAAACAGGTCGAGGCGCTGGAAGCCGTGGCCAAAGGCCAGGGCAAACAGACCATCCTGATCCCGGCCCAGGCGCTTGAGGCCTTCGGAAATGCATTCAACATGCTTAAGGCCAGGTGA
- a CDS encoding 3'(2'),5'-bisphosphate nucleotidase CysQ → MPVRDLGRDLGPDRDAEDLDLLERAARAAGPIALIYWRRAPEAWEKPDDAGPVSEADLAVDRSLRETLMAARPSYGWLSEETPDDLERLGHEDVFIVDPIDGTRAFLAGEKEFALSLALVRSGIVVAGVVHLPARDLTYSARLGGPALCNGREIRASSRADLTGASVMTNRVNLDPAQWPGGIPDVNRVFRSSLAYRLCLAAEGRADAMLTLRQTWEWDAAAGSLIAAAAGCRVTDRHGADLVFNRRVPQSDGVVAAPPALHHGFMRGLGV, encoded by the coding sequence TTGCCGGTGCGTGATCTGGGGCGTGATCTGGGGCCTGACAGGGATGCCGAAGATCTCGATCTGCTGGAACGCGCCGCCCGGGCGGCGGGGCCGATCGCGCTGATCTACTGGCGGCGCGCGCCCGAAGCCTGGGAAAAGCCCGATGATGCCGGCCCGGTTTCCGAGGCCGATCTCGCGGTTGACCGCAGCCTGCGCGAGACGCTGATGGCGGCGCGACCCTCTTACGGCTGGCTCTCCGAGGAAACCCCGGATGACCTCGAAAGGCTGGGGCATGAGGATGTGTTTATCGTTGACCCGATCGACGGCACCCGCGCCTTTCTCGCCGGAGAAAAGGAATTCGCGCTGTCGCTGGCGCTTGTACGGAGCGGGATCGTCGTGGCGGGGGTGGTGCATCTGCCGGCCCGCGATCTGACCTATAGCGCGCGGCTTGGCGGGCCGGCTTTGTGCAATGGCCGCGAGATCCGGGCGTCTTCGCGCGCGGATCTGACCGGGGCCAGCGTGATGACCAACCGCGTCAATCTTGACCCGGCGCAATGGCCGGGCGGCATCCCGGATGTGAACCGGGTGTTCCGCTCGTCACTGGCCTACCGGCTCTGTCTGGCGGCCGAGGGGCGGGCGGATGCCATGCTGACGCTGCGCCAGACCTGGGAATGGGATGCGGCGGCGGGCAGCCTGATCGCGGCGGCGGCGGGCTGCAGGGTTACCGACCGCCACGGTGCGGATCTGGTGTTCAACCGCAGGGTGCCGCAAAGCGATGGCGTTGTCGCAGCGCCGCCTGCCTTGCATCATGGCTTCATGCGCGGGCTTGGCGTCTGA
- a CDS encoding DUF2125 domain-containing protein has protein sequence MSSLLRNSAALAGSLVVMTALPPAAWAQGVTAQELWAAWQDGVALAGGTLSASESREGNQLVLQDLRLDMGDETGMLQLEVMKLVNQADGSVAVILPDRFPLMFELPDAPADAPGADSGPENGPEKVFITVDAPDLNLAVQGLGERAEFQAAAPTMTLTLDRFVPAIPPEKGAVTASVVLDSFVLRYLQDLATDVPLIDAAVSFDTLNARVAVGKNASGSAEMAARLGKSSAGFSGAMPVNSPALQEAEAAMAGGDFPVAAWLALLDAGMRGKVSLSLGDAEFTGDVTEITAGTATTPTTWDIGFATLDLALGVDATKIGYSTVLKGTQFLLTGDIPDFPAHSMSYGIGEYRIGLEAGLNGLTKPQDWSAAYVMRDITMSDEMWHLISNGTELPHEPLTLALDLGGRYGVQPAMLKPGWTPVDAGQPFTEFSFKINEMKLAGLGVLSTGQGGLGFDFSDLVTFDGLPLPSGRVSILTTGAYGLIDLMAKAGQISAEDVQGARAALMMVGRAGEAPDTLNTEVEFREKGLFLNGIKIR, from the coding sequence ATGTCCTCTTTGTTGCGCAACTCTGCCGCCCTTGCCGGTTCCCTGGTCGTGATGACCGCCCTTCCGCCGGCGGCCTGGGCCCAGGGCGTGACCGCTCAGGAGCTGTGGGCGGCCTGGCAGGATGGTGTCGCTCTGGCGGGCGGCACGCTCAGCGCCAGCGAAAGCCGCGAGGGCAACCAGCTCGTGCTCCAGGACCTGCGCCTCGACATGGGCGATGAGACGGGGATGTTGCAGCTTGAGGTGATGAAGCTGGTCAACCAGGCCGATGGGTCGGTGGCGGTGATCCTTCCCGACCGGTTCCCGCTGATGTTCGAGCTGCCCGACGCGCCTGCCGATGCGCCCGGGGCGGACTCCGGGCCAGAGAACGGGCCAGAGAAGGTGTTCATCACCGTCGATGCACCGGATCTGAACCTTGCGGTGCAGGGGCTGGGCGAACGCGCAGAATTCCAGGCGGCGGCACCGACGATGACGCTGACACTTGACCGGTTCGTGCCGGCGATCCCGCCCGAAAAGGGCGCGGTGACCGCCAGTGTCGTGCTGGACAGCTTTGTCCTGCGCTATCTGCAGGATCTTGCGACGGATGTGCCGTTGATTGATGCGGCGGTGTCTTTTGACACGCTGAATGCCCGGGTTGCGGTCGGCAAAAACGCCTCGGGCAGTGCTGAGATGGCGGCCCGGCTGGGGAAATCCTCGGCGGGCTTTTCCGGCGCAATGCCGGTCAATTCGCCTGCGCTCCAGGAGGCTGAGGCGGCGATGGCGGGCGGGGATTTCCCGGTCGCGGCCTGGCTTGCGCTGCTTGATGCAGGGATGCGCGGCAAGGTCAGCCTTTCGCTGGGGGATGCGGAATTCACCGGTGACGTAACGGAAATCACCGCCGGAACCGCGACCACGCCGACGACTTGGGATATCGGCTTTGCCACGCTGGATCTCGCGCTTGGGGTTGATGCGACGAAGATCGGCTATTCCACGGTGCTGAAAGGGACGCAGTTCCTGCTGACCGGCGATATTCCCGATTTCCCGGCGCACAGCATGAGCTACGGGATCGGCGAATACCGGATCGGCCTTGAGGCCGGGCTGAACGGGCTGACCAAACCCCAGGACTGGTCGGCGGCCTATGTGATGCGTGACATCACCATGTCGGATGAGATGTGGCATCTGATCAGCAATGGCACCGAGCTGCCGCATGAGCCGCTGACCCTCGCGCTGGATCTGGGCGGCCGTTACGGGGTGCAGCCAGCGATGCTGAAACCCGGCTGGACGCCGGTCGATGCGGGTCAGCCCTTTACCGAGTTCAGCTTTAAGATCAACGAGATGAAACTCGCGGGCCTTGGGGTTCTCTCGACCGGCCAGGGCGGGTTGGGCTTTGATTTCTCGGATCTGGTGACTTTTGACGGATTGCCGCTGCCTTCGGGCCGTGTCTCGATCCTGACCACAGGCGCTTATGGGCTGATCGACCTGATGGCGAAGGCCGGTCAGATCAGCGCCGAAGATGTCCAGGGCGCACGGGCAGCACTTATGATGGTGGGGCGCGCCGGTGAAGCGCCGGATACGCTGAATACCGAGGTCGAGTTTCGCGAGAAGGGTCTGTTCCTCAACGGGATCAAAATCCGCTGA
- a CDS encoding NUDIX hydrolase, giving the protein MAGFNGAKAAFFHLNGGEARLLTYLRDDFPHLPWPGHWDLPGGGREGAETAEACLLRELWEEFGLTLPATRLLHRAEFPPMTGGGLPGVFFAAEITISEIAAIRFGSEGQCWEMMRLTDYLSHPRAIPALCARLRHVAPLFGITP; this is encoded by the coding sequence ATGGCCGGCTTCAACGGCGCAAAAGCCGCGTTTTTTCACCTGAACGGTGGTGAAGCGCGGCTTTTGACTTATCTGCGCGACGACTTCCCGCATCTGCCCTGGCCGGGCCACTGGGACCTGCCCGGCGGCGGGCGCGAAGGGGCAGAGACCGCCGAGGCCTGTCTGCTGCGCGAGCTTTGGGAGGAATTCGGCCTTACCCTCCCTGCCACGCGACTGCTGCACCGGGCTGAATTTCCGCCCATGACCGGCGGCGGCCTGCCGGGGGTCTTTTTCGCTGCGGAAATCACCATATCTGAAATCGCCGCGATCCGCTTCGGCAGCGAAGGCCAATGCTGGGAGATGATGCGGCTCACCGACTATCTCAGCCACCCCCGCGCCATCCCGGCACTATGCGCGCGGCTGCGCCATGTCGCGCCTCTGTTTGGCATAACGCCTTAG
- a CDS encoding MarR family transcriptional regulator, protein MSQFSGSQFSGSQLSGTAPGGGGENLLFLTDEQLRKGIEAMFFAYRGFTADPDRILETMDYGRAHHRAVHFIHRSPGTTVSNLLGILGVTKQSLNRVLRSLIDDGHVRSEKGRRDGRERHLFLTEKGEAMEKSLSDAQRARMRAAYRAAGPVAVQGFRQVLEAMMDPGLRDYYNRLRDGA, encoded by the coding sequence ATGTCTCAATTTTCTGGGTCTCAATTTTCTGGATCTCAACTTTCTGGCACCGCTCCGGGTGGCGGCGGCGAGAACCTGCTCTTCCTGACCGATGAGCAGCTGCGCAAAGGCATCGAGGCGATGTTCTTCGCCTATCGCGGCTTTACCGCCGATCCGGACCGGATCCTCGAGACGATGGATTATGGCCGCGCCCATCACCGGGCGGTGCATTTCATCCATCGCAGCCCGGGGACAACGGTGTCGAACCTGCTGGGGATCCTTGGCGTGACCAAGCAAAGCCTGAACCGGGTGCTGCGCAGCCTGATCGATGACGGCCATGTCCGCAGCGAAAAGGGCCGCCGCGACGGGCGCGAGCGGCATCTTTTCCTGACCGAAAAGGGCGAGGCAATGGAGAAAAGCCTGTCGGATGCGCAACGTGCGCGGATGCGGGCAGCGTACCGCGCGGCGGGGCCGGTGGCGGTGCAGGGCTTCCGGCAGGTGCTTGAGGCAATGATGGACCCGGGCCTGCGCGACTATTACAACCGTCTGAGAGATGGCGCCTGA
- a CDS encoding farnesyl diphosphate synthase — protein sequence MSFPELLKADASRVQLWLRDMLAGRADLPVIAAMRYALKGGKGLRGFLVLESARLFGVDPKAALPVAAAVEALHAYSLVHDDLPAMDDDDLRRGLPTVHVKWDEATAILAGDALQTLAFEALTDPVIGAAERRIALVQALAKASGAEGMVLGQALDIAAETAGRTLSLAEITALQAGKTGALIGFSASAGALIAGEDPAPLRAYAAALGLAFQIHDDVLDVTGDAGITGKRTGKDEGRGKATFVSLLGLEPARARASGLIREAEAALSPYGARAENLVAAARFTISRQA from the coding sequence GTGAGCTTTCCCGAACTGCTGAAGGCCGATGCCAGCCGGGTGCAGCTCTGGCTGCGCGATATGCTGGCCGGGCGCGCCGATCTGCCGGTGATTGCAGCGATGCGCTATGCGCTGAAGGGCGGCAAGGGGTTGCGCGGTTTTCTGGTGCTGGAATCGGCACGGCTTTTCGGGGTCGACCCGAAAGCTGCGCTGCCCGTCGCGGCCGCGGTCGAGGCCCTGCATGCCTATAGTCTGGTCCATGACGACCTGCCGGCGATGGATGATGATGACCTGCGGCGCGGCTTGCCGACCGTACATGTGAAATGGGATGAGGCCACCGCGATCCTGGCCGGTGATGCCCTGCAGACCCTCGCATTTGAGGCGTTGACCGATCCGGTGATCGGAGCAGCAGAGCGGCGAATTGCGCTGGTTCAGGCCCTTGCAAAGGCCTCGGGCGCCGAGGGGATGGTACTGGGTCAGGCGCTGGATATTGCTGCCGAGACCGCCGGTCGCACGTTGTCGCTGGCAGAGATCACCGCGCTCCAGGCAGGCAAGACCGGCGCACTGATCGGTTTTTCGGCCAGTGCCGGGGCGCTGATTGCCGGCGAAGACCCGGCGCCTTTGCGGGCCTATGCCGCGGCGCTTGGCCTTGCGTTCCAGATCCATGACGATGTCCTTGATGTCACGGGCGATGCCGGCATCACCGGCAAGCGCACCGGCAAGGATGAGGGGCGCGGCAAGGCCACTTTCGTCTCGCTTCTGGGGCTTGAACCGGCCCGTGCCCGCGCCTCCGGACTGATCCGCGAGGCCGAAGCCGCGCTTTCTCCCTATGGGGCGCGGGCCGAAAATCTTGTCGCCGCCGCCCGTTTCACCATATCAAGACAGGCCTGA
- a CDS encoding TldD/PmbA family protein has product MSAPDLAELTHDLLKAARAAGADQADALAVRGTALSVDIRQGQLEQAERAEGTDIGLRVLIGQRQACVSASDISAVTIAALAERAVAMAREAPEDAAIGLADPADLAQLRESSWLELEDGGADPDAAALEVAARGLEAAALEADGITQAEASATFSRRALHLAQSNGFAGGYGRSGHSRSVVAFCGSGTAMERDYAGEARPWATDLPDGAGIGRLAAERALQRLGAVKPPTGTFPVLYDERIASSLIGHLLGAINGEAVARGASWARDLLDQPVLPAGVSLREDPLRKRGSSSRIFDAEGLATSAKDFVADGVLTSWVLDLATARRLKLRPTANAMRGPSAPPSPGTTNLELTPGAASRDDLIAQMGTGLLVTSLIGSTINPTTGDYSRGASGWWVEKGRLSHPVHECTIAGNLRDMLRRIVQANDARPHLAIRVPSILIDGMTIAGA; this is encoded by the coding sequence ATGTCCGCGCCCGATCTTGCCGAACTGACCCATGATCTTCTGAAAGCCGCCCGCGCCGCCGGGGCCGACCAGGCCGATGCGCTTGCGGTGCGCGGCACGGCGCTTTCGGTCGATATCCGTCAGGGCCAGCTGGAACAGGCCGAACGCGCCGAAGGCACTGATATCGGGCTTCGGGTGCTGATCGGCCAGCGCCAGGCCTGCGTGTCGGCCTCTGATATTTCCGCAGTGACGATTGCAGCGCTGGCGGAACGCGCCGTTGCGATGGCGCGTGAGGCACCGGAGGATGCGGCGATCGGTCTGGCTGACCCCGCCGATCTGGCGCAGCTGCGCGAGTCCTCGTGGCTGGAGCTGGAGGATGGCGGTGCCGACCCGGATGCGGCGGCGCTGGAAGTGGCGGCGCGCGGGCTCGAAGCGGCAGCGCTCGAGGCCGACGGCATCACCCAGGCCGAAGCCTCGGCCACCTTTTCGCGCCGCGCCCTGCATCTTGCGCAGTCGAACGGCTTTGCCGGCGGTTATGGCCGCAGCGGTCACAGCCGGTCGGTCGTGGCCTTTTGCGGTTCTGGCACCGCGATGGAACGGGATTACGCCGGTGAAGCGCGGCCCTGGGCCACTGATCTGCCCGATGGCGCCGGGATCGGCAGGCTCGCGGCAGAACGGGCGCTGCAACGGCTCGGCGCGGTCAAACCGCCGACGGGTACTTTTCCGGTTCTGTATGATGAGAGGATCGCCTCTTCGCTGATCGGACATCTGCTGGGCGCGATCAATGGCGAGGCAGTGGCGCGCGGCGCCTCCTGGGCGCGCGATCTGCTGGATCAGCCGGTGCTGCCGGCGGGGGTCAGCCTGCGCGAAGACCCGCTGCGCAAACGCGGATCATCCTCGCGGATTTTTGACGCCGAAGGGCTGGCGACCTCGGCAAAGGATTTCGTGGCGGATGGGGTGCTGACAAGCTGGGTGCTCGACCTCGCCACTGCGCGGCGGCTGAAACTGCGCCCGACCGCCAATGCGATGCGCGGGCCTTCGGCGCCCCCCTCGCCGGGCACGACCAATCTGGAGCTGACGCCGGGCGCCGCCAGCCGCGACGATCTGATCGCGCAGATGGGGACGGGGCTGCTGGTCACCTCGCTGATCGGCTCGACCATCAACCCGACCACGGGCGATTACTCGCGCGGGGCGTCGGGCTGGTGGGTCGAGAAGGGCCGCCTCTCGCATCCGGTCCATGAATGCACCATCGCGGGCAATCTGCGCGACATGCTGCGGCGGATCGTCCAGGCCAATGATGCGCGCCCGCATCTTGCGATACGGGTGCCTTCGATCCTGATCGACGGAATGACCATTGCCGGTGCGTGA
- a CDS encoding glycosyltransferase N-terminal domain-containing protein, with product MATAPSRGWWPATGRRRHSHAERPARPLGGLIWLHVPGQASLSAMRELARRLIEEDGVAVLMTGESGGPRAKGVIFDQAPEDAAQTVRDFLDHWRPDAVVFSEGEIRPALLHECAERQLMLIMADASDPWFLRGHESWIPGAMRRSVSALSQVYAIDQAAMRAWRRAGIPPARVVSAGRMEESSLALPCLEAEREYLATAMMTRPVWFGARVPRSEEGAVLAAQQYAMQLAHRLLLIVMPEDPARAAPLARELAEQGWVTASRSDEEEPETETAIYIVNDAAELGLWYRLAPVSYLGGGLSGTGLLTSPLEPAALGSAILHGPRPGGLVRRSGGLVRRGQRARWPRTGGAWLGDPARAATGGVWSADRAAWWGGQRARWPRSAI from the coding sequence ATGGCGACCGCGCCGTCGAGAGGCTGGTGGCCGGCAACGGGTCGCCGGAGACACAGCCATGCAGAGCGTCCGGCCCGCCCGCTGGGCGGGCTGATCTGGCTGCATGTGCCGGGCCAGGCATCGCTTTCGGCTATGCGCGAGCTGGCGCGGCGGCTGATCGAAGAAGATGGCGTCGCCGTGCTGATGACCGGCGAAAGCGGCGGCCCGCGGGCGAAGGGTGTGATCTTTGACCAGGCCCCGGAAGACGCTGCGCAGACGGTGCGCGACTTTCTCGACCATTGGCGCCCCGATGCGGTTGTGTTTTCCGAAGGCGAGATCCGGCCGGCGCTTTTGCATGAATGTGCCGAGCGGCAGCTGATGCTGATCATGGCGGATGCCAGCGATCCCTGGTTTCTGCGCGGGCATGAAAGCTGGATCCCGGGCGCGATGCGGCGCTCGGTTTCGGCCTTGTCCCAGGTCTATGCGATTGACCAGGCGGCGATGCGGGCCTGGCGGCGCGCCGGCATCCCGCCTGCGCGGGTGGTCAGCGCGGGCCGGATGGAGGAAAGCTCGCTCGCGCTTCCCTGCCTCGAGGCAGAGCGGGAATATCTGGCGACCGCGATGATGACGCGGCCGGTCTGGTTCGGCGCGCGGGTGCCGCGCTCTGAGGAGGGCGCGGTGCTGGCGGCACAGCAATATGCGATGCAGCTGGCGCACCGCCTGTTGCTGATCGTTATGCCGGAAGATCCCGCACGGGCCGCGCCGCTGGCGCGGGAACTTGCAGAACAGGGCTGGGTCACCGCCTCGCGCAGTGACGAAGAAGAGCCCGAGACCGAGACCGCGATCTATATCGTGAATGATGCCGCCGAGCTTGGTCTGTGGTACAGGCTGGCGCCGGTCAGCTATCTGGGCGGCGGCCTGTCGGGCACCGGGCTTTTGACCAGCCCGCTGGAACCGGCGGCGCTTGGCTCGGCGATCCTGCACGGGCCGCGACCGGGGGGTTTGGTCCGCAGATCGGGCGGCTTGGTGCGGCGCGGGCAGCGCGCGCGGTGGCCTCGAACCGGCGGCGCTTGGCTCGGCGATCCTGCACGGGCCGCGACCGGGGGGGTTTGGTCCGCAGATCGGGCGGCTTGGTGGGGCGGGCAGCGCGCGCGGTGGCCTCGATCCGCGATCTGA
- a CDS encoding histone deacetylase family protein, with translation MLVFSDGAFARHLVPEGHPERPERMAAVARGLAGLELETRPAPLASEAELLRCHPADYVARVKAAVPATGLRAIDGDTWLSPGSWEAGLRAVGGACAAVDAVLGGEARAAFVAARPPGHHAEAAVAMGFCLFGTVAIAARRALDHHRLTRVAVLDFDVHHGNGTQDLLWDEARVRFVSSQQMPLFPGTGYADERGAHRQITNLPLNPGSDGRAMWAAWAPELERLRAWKPELILLSAGFDAHIDDPLGGLGWTTADFARLTRAIADLAAGCGAGVVSCLEGGYDPGALEDTVRAHVSELSRTPR, from the coding sequence ATGCTGGTTTTCTCAGATGGTGCTTTCGCGCGGCATCTGGTGCCTGAGGGGCATCCGGAGCGGCCGGAGCGGATGGCTGCAGTCGCGCGGGGCCTCGCCGGGCTTGAACTGGAAACGCGGCCCGCACCTTTGGCATCAGAGGCAGAGCTCTTGCGCTGTCACCCGGCGGATTATGTCGCCCGGGTCAAGGCAGCCGTGCCTGCAACTGGCCTCAGAGCGATTGATGGCGATACCTGGCTCTCTCCGGGGTCATGGGAGGCAGGGCTTCGTGCCGTGGGTGGCGCCTGTGCAGCGGTGGATGCGGTACTTGGCGGCGAGGCACGGGCGGCTTTTGTGGCGGCGCGCCCGCCGGGCCATCATGCGGAAGCGGCGGTTGCGATGGGGTTCTGCCTTTTCGGCACTGTGGCGATTGCGGCGAGGCGGGCGCTGGATCATCACCGGCTGACCCGCGTCGCGGTGCTGGATTTCGACGTGCATCACGGCAACGGGACGCAGGATCTGTTATGGGATGAGGCGCGGGTGCGCTTTGTCTCTTCGCAGCAGATGCCGCTTTTTCCCGGCACGGGATATGCGGATGAGCGCGGCGCGCATCGGCAGATCACCAATCTGCCGCTTAACCCCGGATCGGACGGGCGGGCGATGTGGGCGGCCTGGGCGCCGGAGCTGGAGCGGCTCCGGGCCTGGAAACCAGAGCTGATCCTGCTCAGCGCCGGGTTTGACGCGCATATCGACGATCCGCTGGGGGGCCTCGGCTGGACGACGGCGGATTTCGCCCGGCTGACGCGCGCGATTGCCGATCTCGCAGCGGGCTGCGGTGCAGGGGTCGTATCCTGCCTCGAAGGGGGCTATGATCCGGGCGCGCTGGAAGATACTGTCCGCGCGCATGTGAGCGAGCTGAGCAGGACCCCCCGATGA
- a CDS encoding exodeoxyribonuclease VII small subunit produces the protein MSQKPVAEMSFEEAMAALESVVGQLERGDVALEQSISLYEFGDSLKKHCAAKLAEAEARVEMIRVQEGRATGTAPAEGL, from the coding sequence ATGAGCCAGAAACCCGTTGCGGAAATGAGTTTTGAAGAAGCCATGGCGGCGCTGGAATCGGTTGTCGGCCAGCTGGAGCGTGGCGATGTCGCGCTGGAACAATCTATCAGCCTTTATGAATTCGGCGACAGTCTGAAAAAGCACTGTGCCGCGAAACTCGCCGAGGCCGAGGCGCGCGTCGAAATGATCCGCGTCCAAGAAGGTCGCGCCACCGGCACCGCTCCGGCGGAGGGGCTGTGA
- a CDS encoding DUF4170 domain-containing protein, whose translation MAQRLHLVFGGELVSPDSTQFRDADKIHIVGMFPDYDSAYVAWKAEAQRTVDDAHTRYFIAHLHRLRDEELTAPAAQAG comes from the coding sequence ATGGCGCAGAGACTTCATCTGGTGTTTGGCGGCGAGCTGGTCTCGCCGGACTCGACCCAGTTCCGCGATGCGGACAAGATCCATATTGTCGGCATGTTCCCCGATTATGACAGCGCCTATGTCGCCTGGAAGGCCGAGGCGCAGCGCACGGTCGATGATGCCCATACCCGATATTTCATCGCGCATCTTCATCGTCTGCGGGACGAAGAGCTGACCGCGCCGGCGGCTCAGGCCGGCTGA